In a genomic window of Chaetodon auriga isolate fChaAug3 chromosome 1, fChaAug3.hap1, whole genome shotgun sequence:
- the eprs1 gene encoding bifunctional glutamate/proline--tRNA ligase isoform X2, whose translation MALNFTINTSNPPLGALLAAEHVKGAVQVSVEEGKDTRLQVSDEIQFNDANSISRYLARVAPALGLYGANTMEQTEVDHWLEFSARRLCGQPGLTVALGELDKALSLRTFLVGHAVTLADLSVWAALKGHGEWPSQGKSFSHVNRWFSFLSSQVPFTAVGNKYARKSAPVSKSNSDEKKQDVGKFVDLPGAEMGKVVVRFPPEASGYLHIGHAKAALLNQHYQVTFKGKLIMRFDDTNPEKEKEDFEKVILEDLAMLQIHPDQFTYTSDHFPIIMQFAEQLLSEGKAYIDNTPPEQMKQEREQRTESKCRSNTLEENMKMWSAMKAGTEYGQTCCMRAKIDMNSNNGCMRDPTLFRCKNTPHPRTGSTYKVYPTYDFACPIVDSLEGVTHALRTTEYHDRDEQFYWIIEALRLRKPYIWEYSRLNLNNTVLSKRKLTWFVDQGFVDGWDDPRFPTVRGVLRRGMTVEGLKQFIAAQGGSRSVVNMEWDKIWAFNKKVIDPVAPRYTALSRSYVVPVSISEATEEMKEVAKHPKNAEVGMKTVWYGPRVLVEGADAETFSEGEIVTFINWGNLIITKINKGADAKVVSMEARLNLDNKDFKKTTKITWLADTNSAPLLPTICINYQPLISKAVITKDDDFKEYINKNSKFEEKMLGDPCLKNLKKGDIIQLQRRGFYICDQPYEPVSPNSCKESPCVLLYIPDGHVKEMPTAGSKEKSKSQASNNTSAAPAKATSTSAKAPASTSASDLFTSIVAQGDTVRQLKTAKAPKDQVDQAVQQLLSLKAQFKQQTGMDYKPGMAPPTSAPAPPTTTTDSASCPYTRVTQQGELVRRLKAEQAPKDQIDVAVKQLLALKAEFKKLTGQDYKPGMAPSAPSPVTSSSSSSSSSSSSSSSSPSGVYERVAQQGEVVRKLKSEKAPKDQIDAAVKQLLALKAEYKQQTGQDYKPGLQAPGSPAQTQSSSSPQVQELFSEVAQQGELVRKLKSEKAPKDQVDKAVKTLLDLKTKYKTLTGEEYKPVAAAGATGGEDKNRKERENKSEKQGGGAGGGKKGKGDKASQGKEASGGAGGSGDGQGPKKQTRLGLEAKKEENLADWYSQVITKAEMIEYYDVSGCYVLRPWSFAIWEAIKDFFDREIKKLGVENCYFPMFVSQAALEKEKSHIEDFAPEVAWVTRSGKTELAEPIAVRPTSETVMYPAYAKWVQSHRDLPIKLNQWCNVVRWEFKHPQPFLRTREFLWQEGHSAFATKEEAAEEVLQILDLYAKVYEELMAIPVVKGRKTEKEKFAGGDYTTTVEAFISASGRAIQGATSHHLGQNFSRMFEIMFEDPKRPGEKQLAFQNSWGITTRTIGVLTMVHGDNMGLVLPPRVACLQVVIIPCGITASLPEQEKEALLTQCSKYLNRLLDAGIRVKNDLRDNYSPGWKFNHWELKGVPIRLEVGPKDMQQRQCVAVRRDSGAKVTIPEAEVEKRLIAMLEDIQTCMFKKASDDLNNNMVAADTLEQFQKNLDQGKIVQIPFCGGIECEDWIKKTTAKDQDLEPGAPSMGAKSLCIPFSPLKQLQPGQMCVSGKEPAQYYTLFGRSY comes from the exons ATGGCGTTAAACTTCACCATCAACACAAGCAATCCCCCTTTAG GGGCGCTTCTGGCAGCAGAGCATGTGAAGGGCGCTGTGCAGGTATCAGTGGAGGAAGGCAAAGACACCAGGCTTCAAGTCTCAGA TGAGATCCAGTTCAATGATGCCAACTCTATCAGTCGGTACCTGGCTCGGGTGGCTCCTGCTCTTGGCCTCTATGGAGCCAACACAATGGAGCAGACTGag GTAGATCACTGGTTGGAGTTCAGTGCTCGCCGTCTGTGTGGTCAGCCTGGTTTGACTGTGGCACTGGGTGAACTGGATAAGGCCCTCTCCCTGCGGACCTTCCTGGTTGGACATGCCGTCACCTTGGCTGACCTTTCTGTCTGGGCTGCCCTCAAAG gtcaTGGGGAATGGCCAAGCCAGGGCAAATCCTTCTCCCACGTCAATCGCTGGTTCTCTTTCCTGAGCTCGCAGGTTCCCTTCACTGCTGTGGGCAACAAGTACGCCAGAAAGTCAGCTCCAGTGAGCAAATCGAAT TCGGATGAGAAGAAGCAGGATGTTGGCAAGTTTGTGGATTTGCCAGGAGCTGAGATGGGCAAGGTGGTGGTTCGATTCCCCCCTGAGGCCAGCGG ATACCTGCATATCGGCCATGCCAAGGCTGCTCTGCTCAACCAGCACTACCAGGTCACATTCAAAGGCAAACTCATCATGCGCTTTGACGACACCAACCCcgagaaggaaaaggaggactTTGAGAAG GTGATCCTGGAAGATCTTGCTATGCTCCAGATCCATCCAGACCAGTTCACCTACACCAGCGACCATTTTCCCATCATCATGCAGTTTGCTGAACAGCTGCTTAGTGAGGGCAAGGCCTACATTGACAACACGCCCCCTGAGCAGATGAAGCAGGAGAGGGAGCAACGCACGGAGTCCAAATGCAGAAGCAACA CGTTGGAAGAGAACATGAAGATGTGGTCGGCGATGAAAGCTGGAACAGAGTATGGTCAGACCTGCTGCATGAGGGCCAAGATTGACATGAACTCCAACAATGGCTGCATGAGAGACCCCACCCTCTTCCGCTGCAAGAACACCCCCCACCCTCGCACTGGAAGCACCTACAA AGTGTACCCAACGTATGACTTTGCCTGTCCCATCGTGGACAGTTTGGAGGGTGTGACCCATGCTCTCAGGACCACCGAGTATCACGATCGTGACGAGCAGTTCTACTGGATAATTGAAGCCCTGCGCCTTAGGAAGCCTTACATCTGGGAGTACTCCCGACTTAACCTCAACAACACAGTGCTGTCCAAGAGGAAGCTCACCTGGTTCGTCGACCAGGGATTCGTCGATGGATG GGATGACCCTCGCTTCCCCACTGTCAGAGGGGTCCTGAGGAGAGGAATGACCGTTGAGGGTCTGAAACAGTTCATAGCAGCTCAG GGTGGATCAAGGTCAGTGGTGAACATGGAATGGGACAAGATCTGGGCCTTCAATAAGAAG gtTATTGACCCGGTCGCTCCCAGGTACACCGCTCTGTCCAGGTCCTATGTGGTTCCTGTTTCCATCTCAGAGGccacagaggagatgaaggaagtGGCCAAACACCCCAAG AATGCAGAGGTGGGCATGAAGACGGTTTGGTATGGACCTCGGGTGCTGGTCGAAGGAGCCGACGCTGAGACGTTCTCAGAGGGGGAGATAGTCACCTTCATCAACTGGGGAAACCTCATCATCACCAAGATCAACAA AGGGGCTGACGCTAAGGTCGTCTCCATGGAGGCCCGCCTGAACCTGGACAACAAGGACTTCAAGAAGACGACAAAGATCACGTGGCTGGCTGACACAAACAGCGCCCCCCTTTTACCAACCATCTGCATCAACTACCAGCCTCTCATCTCCAAAGCAGTCATCACCAAAGACGACGACTTCAAAGaatacatcaataaaaacagcaag TTCGAGGAGAAGATGCTTGGAGATCCCTGTCTGAAGAACCTGAAGAAAGGAGATATCATCCAGCTCCAGAGACGGGGTTTCTACATCTGTGATCAGCCCTACGAGCCGGTCAG TCCTAACAGCTGTAAGGAGAGTCCCTGTGTCCTGCTCTACATTCCTGATGGACATGTCAAGGAGATGCCGACTGCTGGATCCAAGGAAAAGAGCAAGAGCCAGGCCTCGAACAACACA TCTGCCGCCCCTGCCAAGGCTACCTCAACCTCTGCTAAAGCGCCCGCCTCAACCTCAGCCAGTGACTTGTTCACAAGCATTGTAGCACAAGGTGACACTGTCCGCCAACTGAAGACCGCCAAGGCTCCTAAAGACCAAGTGGACCAGGCagttcagcagctgctttctctgAAG gCACAATTTAAGCAGCAGACAGGGATGGACTACAAGCCAGGCATGGCCCCTCCCACCTCTGCTCCAgccccacccaccaccacaaCAGACTCCGCCTCCTGCCCGTACACCCGCGTTACCCAGCAAGGCGAGCTAGTCAGGCGACTGAAGGCGGAGCAGGCGCCTAAG GACCAGATTGACGTAGCAGTGAAGCAGCTCCTCGCTCTCAAGGCGGAGTTTAAAAAGCTGACGGGTCAGGATTACAAACCAGGGATGGCcccttctgctccttctcctgtgacctcatcttcttcctcctcctcttcctcctcctcctcttcttcctcttctccctctggcGTTTACGAGCGTGTTGCACAGCAGGGGGAGGTTGTGAGGAAACTGAAGTCTGAGAAAGCCCCCAAG GATCAGATAGATGCTGCAGTGAAGCAGCTGTTGGCTTTAAAGGCAGAGTATAAACAACAGACCGGACAGGATTACAAACCAGGACTGCAAGCCCCAGGTAGCCCTGCCCAGACCCAGTCCAGCTCTTCCCCACAAGTCCAGGAACTGTTCTCAGAGGTGGCCCAACAGGGAGAGCTGGTGAGGAAGCTGAAGTCTGAGAAGGCCCCCAAG GACCAGGTGGATAAAGCTGTGAAGACTCTTCTGGACCTGAAGACCAAGTACAAGACACTTACTGGAGAGGAATACAAACCAGTGGCTGCTGCCGGAGccacaggaggagaggacaaaaaccgcaaagagagggagaacaagTCAGAGaaacaaggaggaggagcaggaggagggaagaagggtAAAGGAGACAAAGCCAGCCAGGGCAAGGAGGcctcaggaggagcaggaggctcAGGAGATGGTCAAGGACCGAAGAAACAAACACG GTTGGGTTTGGAGGCCAAGAAAGAGGAGAACCTGGCTGACTGGTACTCTCAG GTCATCACTAAAGCAGAGATGATTGAGTACTATGATGTTAGCGGCTGCTATGTGCTGCGGCCCTGGTCCTTCGCCATCTGGGAGGCCATTAAAGACTTCTTTGACCGGGAGATTAAGAAACTGGGTGTGGAGAACTGCTACTTCCCCATGTTCGTCTCTCAGGCCGCCCTGGAGAAGGAGAAGTCCCACATTGAAGACTTTGCTCCAGAG GTTGCCTGGGTAACCCGGTCAGGAAAGACCGAGCTGGCCGAGCCCATTGCTGTGAGACCCACCAGTGAGACAG TGATGTACCCTGCCTACGCTAAATGGGTCCAGTCCCACAGAGACCTGCCAATCAAACTCAACCAGTGGTGTAATGTTGTG AGATGGGAGTTCAAACACCCCCAACCCTTCCTGAGAACAAGAGAGTTCCTGTGGCAGGAGGGCCATTCAGCCTTTGCCACCAAAGAGGAGGCAGCTGAGGAG GTGCTTCAGATCCTGGATCTGTACGCCAAGGTATACGAGGAGCTGATGGCAATCCCTGTGGTGAAGGGGAGGAAGACTGAGAAGGAGAAGTTTGCAGGAGGAGATTACACCACTACTGTGGAGGCTTTCATCTCTGCCAGCGGCAGAGCCATTCAG GGTGCTACATCCCACCATCTTGGTCAGAACTTCTCCAGGATGTTTGAGATCATGTTTGAGGATCCAAAGAGACCGGGTGAGAAACAGCTGGCTTTCCAGAACTCCTGGGGAATCACAACCAGGACCATCGGTGTCCTCACCATGGTCCACGGAGACAACATGGGACTCGTACTGCCACCCCGGGTGGCCTGCCTgcag GTTGTCATCATCCCATGTGGAATCACTGCCTCCCTGccagagcaggagaaggaggcacTGCTGACCCAGTGCTCCAAATACCTGAACAGACTTCTGGATGCTGGCATCAGGGTGAAGAATGACCTCCGAGACAACTACTCCCCAGGGTGGAAGTTCAACCACTGGGAACTCAAG GGAGTTCCTATCCGTCTCGAAGTGGGACCTAAAGATATGCAGCAGCGTCAGTGTGTTGCAGTGAGGAGAGACTCGGGCGCAAAGGTGACAATTCCAGAAGCCGAGGTGGAGAAGAGGTTGATCGCCATGTTGGAGGACATACAGACCTGCATGTTTAAAAA AGCTTCAGATGACCTGAACAATAACATGGTGGCTGCAGACACACTGGAACAGTTCCAGAAAAACTTGGACCAGGGCAAG ATTGTCCAGATTCCGTTCTGTGGAGGAATTGAGTGCGAGGATTGGATCAAGAAAACCACTGCCAA GGACCAGGACCTGGAGCCTGGAGCCCCGTCCATGGGAGCCAAGAGTCTCTGTATCCCCTTCTCCCcgctgaagcagctgcagcctggTCAGATGTGTGTCAGCGGCAAAGAGCCTGCCCAGTACTACACCCTGTTTGGACGGAGCTACTAA
- the eprs1 gene encoding bifunctional glutamate/proline--tRNA ligase isoform X3, translating to MALNFTINTSNPPLGALLAAEHVKGAVQVSVEEGKDTRLQVSDEIQFNDANSISRYLARVAPALGLYGANTMEQTEVDHWLEFSARRLCGQPGLTVALGELDKALSLRTFLVGHAVTLADLSVWAALKGHGEWPSQGKSFSHVNRWFSFLSSQVPFTAVGNKYARKSAPVSKSNSDEKKQDVGKFVDLPGAEMGKVVVRFPPEASGYLHIGHAKAALLNQHYQVTFKGKLIMRFDDTNPEKEKEDFEKVILEDLAMLQIHPDQFTYTSDHFPIIMQFAEQLLSEGKAYIDNTPPEQMKQEREQRTESKCRSNTLEENMKMWSAMKAGTEYGQTCCMRAKIDMNSNNGCMRDPTLFRCKNTPHPRTGSTYKVYPTYDFACPIVDSLEGVTHALRTTEYHDRDEQFYWIIEALRLRKPYIWEYSRLNLNNTVLSKRKLTWFVDQGFVDGWDDPRFPTVRGVLRRGMTVEGLKQFIAAQGGSRSVVNMEWDKIWAFNKKLPISCLKVIDPVAPRYTALSRSYVVPVSISEATEEMKEVAKHPKNAEVGMKTVWYGPRVLVEGADAETFSEGEIVTFINWGNLIITKINKGADAKVVSMEARLNLDNKDFKKTTKITWLADTNSAPLLPTICINYQPLISKAVITKDDDFKEYINKNSKFEEKMLGDPCLKNLKKGDIIQLQRRGFYICDQPYEPVSPNSCKESPCVLLYIPDGHVKEMPTAGSKEKSKSQASNNTSAAPAKATSTSAKAPASTSASDLFTSIVAQGDTVRQLKTAKAPKDQVDQAVQQLLSLKAQFKQQTGMDYKPGMAPPTSAPAPPTTTTDSASCPYTRVTQQGELVRRLKAEQAPKDQIDAAVKQLLALKAEYKQQTGQDYKPGLQAPGSPAQTQSSSSPQVQELFSEVAQQGELVRKLKSEKAPKDQVDKAVKTLLDLKTKYKTLTGEEYKPVAAAGATGGEDKNRKERENKSEKQGGGAGGGKKGKGDKASQGKEASGGAGGSGDGQGPKKQTRLGLEAKKEENLADWYSQVITKAEMIEYYDVSGCYVLRPWSFAIWEAIKDFFDREIKKLGVENCYFPMFVSQAALEKEKSHIEDFAPEVAWVTRSGKTELAEPIAVRPTSETVMYPAYAKWVQSHRDLPIKLNQWCNVVRWEFKHPQPFLRTREFLWQEGHSAFATKEEAAEEVLQILDLYAKVYEELMAIPVVKGRKTEKEKFAGGDYTTTVEAFISASGRAIQGATSHHLGQNFSRMFEIMFEDPKRPGEKQLAFQNSWGITTRTIGVLTMVHGDNMGLVLPPRVACLQVVIIPCGITASLPEQEKEALLTQCSKYLNRLLDAGIRVKNDLRDNYSPGWKFNHWELKGVPIRLEVGPKDMQQRQCVAVRRDSGAKVTIPEAEVEKRLIAMLEDIQTCMFKKASDDLNNNMVAADTLEQFQKNLDQGKIVQIPFCGGIECEDWIKKTTAKDQDLEPGAPSMGAKSLCIPFSPLKQLQPGQMCVSGKEPAQYYTLFGRSY from the exons ATGGCGTTAAACTTCACCATCAACACAAGCAATCCCCCTTTAG GGGCGCTTCTGGCAGCAGAGCATGTGAAGGGCGCTGTGCAGGTATCAGTGGAGGAAGGCAAAGACACCAGGCTTCAAGTCTCAGA TGAGATCCAGTTCAATGATGCCAACTCTATCAGTCGGTACCTGGCTCGGGTGGCTCCTGCTCTTGGCCTCTATGGAGCCAACACAATGGAGCAGACTGag GTAGATCACTGGTTGGAGTTCAGTGCTCGCCGTCTGTGTGGTCAGCCTGGTTTGACTGTGGCACTGGGTGAACTGGATAAGGCCCTCTCCCTGCGGACCTTCCTGGTTGGACATGCCGTCACCTTGGCTGACCTTTCTGTCTGGGCTGCCCTCAAAG gtcaTGGGGAATGGCCAAGCCAGGGCAAATCCTTCTCCCACGTCAATCGCTGGTTCTCTTTCCTGAGCTCGCAGGTTCCCTTCACTGCTGTGGGCAACAAGTACGCCAGAAAGTCAGCTCCAGTGAGCAAATCGAAT TCGGATGAGAAGAAGCAGGATGTTGGCAAGTTTGTGGATTTGCCAGGAGCTGAGATGGGCAAGGTGGTGGTTCGATTCCCCCCTGAGGCCAGCGG ATACCTGCATATCGGCCATGCCAAGGCTGCTCTGCTCAACCAGCACTACCAGGTCACATTCAAAGGCAAACTCATCATGCGCTTTGACGACACCAACCCcgagaaggaaaaggaggactTTGAGAAG GTGATCCTGGAAGATCTTGCTATGCTCCAGATCCATCCAGACCAGTTCACCTACACCAGCGACCATTTTCCCATCATCATGCAGTTTGCTGAACAGCTGCTTAGTGAGGGCAAGGCCTACATTGACAACACGCCCCCTGAGCAGATGAAGCAGGAGAGGGAGCAACGCACGGAGTCCAAATGCAGAAGCAACA CGTTGGAAGAGAACATGAAGATGTGGTCGGCGATGAAAGCTGGAACAGAGTATGGTCAGACCTGCTGCATGAGGGCCAAGATTGACATGAACTCCAACAATGGCTGCATGAGAGACCCCACCCTCTTCCGCTGCAAGAACACCCCCCACCCTCGCACTGGAAGCACCTACAA AGTGTACCCAACGTATGACTTTGCCTGTCCCATCGTGGACAGTTTGGAGGGTGTGACCCATGCTCTCAGGACCACCGAGTATCACGATCGTGACGAGCAGTTCTACTGGATAATTGAAGCCCTGCGCCTTAGGAAGCCTTACATCTGGGAGTACTCCCGACTTAACCTCAACAACACAGTGCTGTCCAAGAGGAAGCTCACCTGGTTCGTCGACCAGGGATTCGTCGATGGATG GGATGACCCTCGCTTCCCCACTGTCAGAGGGGTCCTGAGGAGAGGAATGACCGTTGAGGGTCTGAAACAGTTCATAGCAGCTCAG GGTGGATCAAGGTCAGTGGTGAACATGGAATGGGACAAGATCTGGGCCTTCAATAAGAAG CTGCCAATTAGCTGTCTGAAG gtTATTGACCCGGTCGCTCCCAGGTACACCGCTCTGTCCAGGTCCTATGTGGTTCCTGTTTCCATCTCAGAGGccacagaggagatgaaggaagtGGCCAAACACCCCAAG AATGCAGAGGTGGGCATGAAGACGGTTTGGTATGGACCTCGGGTGCTGGTCGAAGGAGCCGACGCTGAGACGTTCTCAGAGGGGGAGATAGTCACCTTCATCAACTGGGGAAACCTCATCATCACCAAGATCAACAA AGGGGCTGACGCTAAGGTCGTCTCCATGGAGGCCCGCCTGAACCTGGACAACAAGGACTTCAAGAAGACGACAAAGATCACGTGGCTGGCTGACACAAACAGCGCCCCCCTTTTACCAACCATCTGCATCAACTACCAGCCTCTCATCTCCAAAGCAGTCATCACCAAAGACGACGACTTCAAAGaatacatcaataaaaacagcaag TTCGAGGAGAAGATGCTTGGAGATCCCTGTCTGAAGAACCTGAAGAAAGGAGATATCATCCAGCTCCAGAGACGGGGTTTCTACATCTGTGATCAGCCCTACGAGCCGGTCAG TCCTAACAGCTGTAAGGAGAGTCCCTGTGTCCTGCTCTACATTCCTGATGGACATGTCAAGGAGATGCCGACTGCTGGATCCAAGGAAAAGAGCAAGAGCCAGGCCTCGAACAACACA TCTGCCGCCCCTGCCAAGGCTACCTCAACCTCTGCTAAAGCGCCCGCCTCAACCTCAGCCAGTGACTTGTTCACAAGCATTGTAGCACAAGGTGACACTGTCCGCCAACTGAAGACCGCCAAGGCTCCTAAAGACCAAGTGGACCAGGCagttcagcagctgctttctctgAAG gCACAATTTAAGCAGCAGACAGGGATGGACTACAAGCCAGGCATGGCCCCTCCCACCTCTGCTCCAgccccacccaccaccacaaCAGACTCCGCCTCCTGCCCGTACACCCGCGTTACCCAGCAAGGCGAGCTAGTCAGGCGACTGAAGGCGGAGCAGGCGCCTAAG GATCAGATAGATGCTGCAGTGAAGCAGCTGTTGGCTTTAAAGGCAGAGTATAAACAACAGACCGGACAGGATTACAAACCAGGACTGCAAGCCCCAGGTAGCCCTGCCCAGACCCAGTCCAGCTCTTCCCCACAAGTCCAGGAACTGTTCTCAGAGGTGGCCCAACAGGGAGAGCTGGTGAGGAAGCTGAAGTCTGAGAAGGCCCCCAAG GACCAGGTGGATAAAGCTGTGAAGACTCTTCTGGACCTGAAGACCAAGTACAAGACACTTACTGGAGAGGAATACAAACCAGTGGCTGCTGCCGGAGccacaggaggagaggacaaaaaccgcaaagagagggagaacaagTCAGAGaaacaaggaggaggagcaggaggagggaagaagggtAAAGGAGACAAAGCCAGCCAGGGCAAGGAGGcctcaggaggagcaggaggctcAGGAGATGGTCAAGGACCGAAGAAACAAACACG GTTGGGTTTGGAGGCCAAGAAAGAGGAGAACCTGGCTGACTGGTACTCTCAG GTCATCACTAAAGCAGAGATGATTGAGTACTATGATGTTAGCGGCTGCTATGTGCTGCGGCCCTGGTCCTTCGCCATCTGGGAGGCCATTAAAGACTTCTTTGACCGGGAGATTAAGAAACTGGGTGTGGAGAACTGCTACTTCCCCATGTTCGTCTCTCAGGCCGCCCTGGAGAAGGAGAAGTCCCACATTGAAGACTTTGCTCCAGAG GTTGCCTGGGTAACCCGGTCAGGAAAGACCGAGCTGGCCGAGCCCATTGCTGTGAGACCCACCAGTGAGACAG TGATGTACCCTGCCTACGCTAAATGGGTCCAGTCCCACAGAGACCTGCCAATCAAACTCAACCAGTGGTGTAATGTTGTG AGATGGGAGTTCAAACACCCCCAACCCTTCCTGAGAACAAGAGAGTTCCTGTGGCAGGAGGGCCATTCAGCCTTTGCCACCAAAGAGGAGGCAGCTGAGGAG GTGCTTCAGATCCTGGATCTGTACGCCAAGGTATACGAGGAGCTGATGGCAATCCCTGTGGTGAAGGGGAGGAAGACTGAGAAGGAGAAGTTTGCAGGAGGAGATTACACCACTACTGTGGAGGCTTTCATCTCTGCCAGCGGCAGAGCCATTCAG GGTGCTACATCCCACCATCTTGGTCAGAACTTCTCCAGGATGTTTGAGATCATGTTTGAGGATCCAAAGAGACCGGGTGAGAAACAGCTGGCTTTCCAGAACTCCTGGGGAATCACAACCAGGACCATCGGTGTCCTCACCATGGTCCACGGAGACAACATGGGACTCGTACTGCCACCCCGGGTGGCCTGCCTgcag GTTGTCATCATCCCATGTGGAATCACTGCCTCCCTGccagagcaggagaaggaggcacTGCTGACCCAGTGCTCCAAATACCTGAACAGACTTCTGGATGCTGGCATCAGGGTGAAGAATGACCTCCGAGACAACTACTCCCCAGGGTGGAAGTTCAACCACTGGGAACTCAAG GGAGTTCCTATCCGTCTCGAAGTGGGACCTAAAGATATGCAGCAGCGTCAGTGTGTTGCAGTGAGGAGAGACTCGGGCGCAAAGGTGACAATTCCAGAAGCCGAGGTGGAGAAGAGGTTGATCGCCATGTTGGAGGACATACAGACCTGCATGTTTAAAAA AGCTTCAGATGACCTGAACAATAACATGGTGGCTGCAGACACACTGGAACAGTTCCAGAAAAACTTGGACCAGGGCAAG ATTGTCCAGATTCCGTTCTGTGGAGGAATTGAGTGCGAGGATTGGATCAAGAAAACCACTGCCAA GGACCAGGACCTGGAGCCTGGAGCCCCGTCCATGGGAGCCAAGAGTCTCTGTATCCCCTTCTCCCcgctgaagcagctgcagcctggTCAGATGTGTGTCAGCGGCAAAGAGCCTGCCCAGTACTACACCCTGTTTGGACGGAGCTACTAA